The Callithrix jacchus isolate 240 chromosome 20, calJac240_pri, whole genome shotgun sequence genome has a window encoding:
- the LOC144580512 gene encoding uncharacterized protein LOC144580512 isoform X1, with amino-acid sequence MGTEEALQSPAGPVWPHSQAVQKPATGWVWPTAHRLPPLSHTLGGKCLRWNIGETIIRPGPAVQPRAVLGRRALGSREACLWLRHIRWPSGHQRQRSRHRSDVAGRLCGSQPGGAQPGLASEQVDGDCRATEKPEPTCPGQSPSRRPSSRTPLPAWGTASGW; translated from the exons ATGGGCACTGAAGAGGCTCTGCAAAGCCCTGCTGGACCTGTATGGCCTCACAGCCAG GCGGTGCAGAAGCCagctacaggctgggtgtggcccaCCGCTCATCGTTTACCACCACTGAGCCATACCTTAGGTGGCAAATGCTTGAGATGGAACATTGGTGAGACG ATTATAAGACCTGGCCCAGCAGTGCAGCCAAGGGCGGTGCTGGGACGACGAGCTCTGGGCTCCCGAGAAGCTTGCCTGTGGCTCAG gcaTATCCGCTGGCCTTCTGGACACCAGCGACAACGAAGCAGGCACCGATCTGATGTTGCCGgacggctctgtggctcacagccTGGAGGAGCTCAGCCCGGCCTGGCAAGTGAGCAG GTGGATGGTGACTGCAGGGCCACCGAGAAGCCTGAGCCAACctgcccaggacagagccccTCCCGCCGGCCTTCTTCCAGGACCCCTCTTCCAGCTTGGGGAACTGCTTCCGGGTGGTGA
- the LOC144580512 gene encoding uncharacterized protein LOC144580512 isoform X2 — protein sequence MASRAVQKPATGWVWPTAHRLPPLSHTLGGKCLRWNIGETIIRPGPAVQPRAVLGRRALGSREACLWLRHIRWPSGHQRQRSRHRSDVAGRLCGSQPGGAQPGLASEQVDGDCRATEKPEPTCPGQSPSRRPSSRTPLPAWGTASGW from the exons GCGGTGCAGAAGCCagctacaggctgggtgtggcccaCCGCTCATCGTTTACCACCACTGAGCCATACCTTAGGTGGCAAATGCTTGAGATGGAACATTGGTGAGACG ATTATAAGACCTGGCCCAGCAGTGCAGCCAAGGGCGGTGCTGGGACGACGAGCTCTGGGCTCCCGAGAAGCTTGCCTGTGGCTCAG gcaTATCCGCTGGCCTTCTGGACACCAGCGACAACGAAGCAGGCACCGATCTGATGTTGCCGgacggctctgtggctcacagccTGGAGGAGCTCAGCCCGGCCTGGCAAGTGAGCAG GTGGATGGTGACTGCAGGGCCACCGAGAAGCCTGAGCCAACctgcccaggacagagccccTCCCGCCGGCCTTCTTCCAGGACCCCTCTTCCAGCTTGGGGAACTGCTTCCGGGTGGTGA